From one Gemella morbillorum genomic stretch:
- a CDS encoding Cna B-type domain-containing protein: MKKSKIIQKTVKLFLAFVMFLGVLFQNSSLTSAQGTEVDRVNTKITRFEIKNHDGTPALGYHYWNQYRLDMDWDASSYGNQLKQGDYFIVKLPEQFKFPTDGPTVDFKLYAPDGKTVVANAHVNSNGEQGGGTVKVTFTKYVENRENVKGNLYLQAGFAHSKINVGGDNIIDIQIGSVKKSTNIKIGPKPTIKNETFAKWGATVPGNDNQAKWVLRINHIKGNYSNLTISDRLYVDEGNLPPTIHYIRDSFVLYELEYDQYGNTSRVINVYKYNDLKDFIKFSENDTQFTFEYSKKFGDINGRQYRLTYNTTYIPQLKLKNEGTFKSTEKNVVYRSWFKNAEAGGTGQGDLIQKIKIFKVDENDRQIKLPNAEFLITKVKDGSTFTLKTDAQGEAVSEKLEPGKYKIKETKAPDGYILDPTEKEVNVVEGEVLFWTATNAKITNIDIAGKKTWDDANNQDGKRPDKIKVILKKTVDGTTTTVAEKEVKADTDGNWKYEFNNLPKYENGKLITYSIDEEDVPGYKKSKDGYNLKNTRTPEKVSIAGVKSWDDGNNQDGKRPDKIKVILNKTVDGQTTKVTEKEVTKENNWSYEFNDLPKYENGKEITYSIDEEAVPGYEKSTDGYNLKNKYTPEKVSIAGKKIWDDKNNQDGKRPDKIKVILNKTVDGKTTKVEEKEVTKENNWSYEFNDLPKYENGKKITYSIDEEAVPGYEKSVEGYNLKNTHIPEKVSVAGTKTWDDNHNEHGKRPDKIKVILNKTVNGKTTKVAEKEVTAENNWNYAFTDLPKYENGKLIKYRIDEVDVPGYKKSIKGYDLTNKYIPPKPKLPNTGSTTNTLGGLGILGLLTGLVLNRRKNKTN; this comes from the coding sequence ATGAAGAAAAGTAAGATTATTCAAAAAACGGTTAAACTTTTTTTAGCCTTTGTCATGTTCTTAGGGGTTCTTTTTCAAAATAGTAGTTTAACATCTGCGCAAGGAACAGAAGTGGATCGTGTTAATACAAAAATAACTAGGTTTGAAATTAAGAATCATGATGGAACTCCTGCACTAGGATATCATTATTGGAATCAATATAGACTAGATATGGATTGGGATGCTAGTTCGTATGGAAATCAGTTAAAACAAGGGGACTATTTTATTGTTAAGTTACCAGAACAGTTTAAATTTCCAACAGACGGACCGACAGTAGATTTTAAGCTTTACGCACCAGATGGTAAAACAGTTGTTGCTAATGCACATGTTAATTCTAATGGAGAACAAGGTGGGGGAACAGTAAAAGTTACATTTACAAAATACGTAGAAAATAGAGAAAACGTGAAAGGTAACTTATACTTACAAGCAGGATTTGCTCACAGTAAAATAAATGTAGGTGGAGATAATATAATTGATATACAAATAGGAAGTGTAAAAAAATCTACAAATATCAAAATAGGACCAAAACCTACTATAAAAAATGAAACATTTGCTAAATGGGGAGCGACAGTTCCTGGAAATGATAATCAAGCCAAATGGGTTTTACGTATTAATCATATAAAAGGTAATTATTCAAATTTAACTATCTCAGATAGACTTTACGTAGATGAAGGTAACTTGCCACCTACAATTCATTATATTAGAGATTCTTTTGTGTTATACGAACTTGAATATGATCAATATGGGAATACATCAAGAGTTATTAATGTTTATAAATATAATGATCTTAAAGACTTTATAAAATTTTCTGAAAATGATACACAGTTTACCTTTGAGTATAGTAAAAAATTTGGAGATATAAATGGTAGACAATATCGTCTAACATATAATACAACATATATTCCACAACTTAAATTAAAAAATGAAGGTACTTTCAAGAGTACTGAAAAAAATGTAGTATACAGATCGTGGTTTAAAAATGCAGAAGCTGGTGGTACTGGACAAGGGGATTTAATCCAAAAAATTAAAATTTTTAAAGTTGATGAAAATGATAGGCAAATTAAACTTCCTAACGCAGAATTTTTAATTACAAAAGTGAAAGATGGATCTACTTTTACATTGAAAACAGATGCCCAAGGAGAAGCTGTTTCTGAGAAATTAGAACCTGGGAAATATAAAATTAAAGAAACGAAAGCACCTGATGGCTATATACTTGATCCTACAGAAAAAGAAGTAAATGTAGTTGAAGGTGAAGTGTTATTTTGGACAGCAACAAACGCTAAAATAACAAATATAGATATTGCTGGCAAAAAAACATGGGATGATGCGAACAATCAAGATGGGAAACGTCCAGATAAGATTAAAGTAATCCTAAAAAAGACAGTAGATGGAACAACAACAACAGTAGCTGAAAAAGAAGTTAAAGCAGATACTGATGGAAATTGGAAGTATGAGTTTAATAATCTACCAAAATATGAAAATGGGAAACTAATCACATACAGTATAGATGAAGAGGACGTACCAGGATATAAAAAATCAAAAGATGGATACAACCTGAAAAATACACGTACACCAGAAAAAGTAAGTATAGCAGGTGTAAAATCATGGGATGATGGAAATAACCAAGATGGGAAACGTCCAGATAAAATCAAAGTAATCCTAAACAAAACAGTAGACGGACAAACAACAAAAGTAACAGAAAAAGAAGTAACAAAAGAAAACAACTGGAGTTATGAATTTAACGATTTACCAAAATACGAAAATGGAAAAGAAATCACATATAGTATAGATGAAGAGGCTGTACCAGGATATGAAAAATCAACAGATGGTTATAATTTGAAAAATAAATATACACCAGAAAAAGTAAGTATAGCTGGTAAAAAAATATGGGATGATAAAAATAATCAAGATGGAAAACGTCCAGATAAGATTAAAGTAATTCTAAATAAAACAGTAGATGGAAAAACAACAAAAGTAGAAGAAAAAGAAGTAACAAAAGAAAATAACTGGAGTTATGAGTTTAACGATTTACCAAAATATGAAAATGGGAAAAAAATCACATACAGTATAGATGAAGAAGCCGTACCAGGATACGAAAAATCAGTAGAAGGATACAACCTGAAAAACACACATATACCAGAAAAAGTAAGTGTTGCAGGGACAAAAACATGGGATGATAATCATAATGAACATGGTAAACGCCCAGATAAGATTAAAGTAATCCTAAACAAAACTGTGAATGGAAAAACAACAAAAGTAGCAGAGAAAGAAGTAACGGCAGAAAATAACTGGAACTATGCATTTACAGATTTACCAAAATATGAAAATGGAAAATTAATCAAATATAGAATAGATGAAGTAGATGTACCAGGATATAAAAAATCTATAAAAGGATATGACCTTACAAACAAATACATTCCACCAAAACCTAAACTGCCTAATACAGGAAGTACAACAAACACTCTTGGAGGTTTAGGAATCTTAGGATTGCTAACAGGATTGGTACTAAATAGAAGAAAAAATAAAACTAACTAA
- a CDS encoding Cna B-type domain-containing protein: MKRLMKKCLSFLLVFTMICSSLVPFGNKTYAKEVEGDVITEARVTDGEGNPFKPGQKVGAYQGFKIYAKFKLPDNVVKENDTVTMTLPIGIDTAPPDHFDIKDADNNLIAKAQMYNENPAKIVLTFTKYVETHSGVKGEFYFNVSVNPDKIKEAGKNKVTLEVNGKLIPAGDVDYNPPQFKNTQFNKGGWMTSDKTVGKYDIRINQDNVALVNAKFEDTLQSENVSFIQSTLKILNGKWENHGSYVILGGQKDVTQEFIAAGKVKFEGKKLTINIGDYPEANEKRGFQILYEVKLGYAPIAGEEIKNKANLTYDDKSFEKDGNYKIKDAGGTGEGYVFKLRVLKTGENNKPLAGAKFDVIRVRNNAKVGEITTGQDGSGEIGKLLRDEYRLVETEAPQGYQKLTEPITVNPADFGSDKIALKNIKNEPEAKEKVSGEKTWDDNNDQDGKRPPKITVILKKTVDGQTSEVKRQDVTPNSEGKWKYEFTNLPLYEDGKPITYSVDEVDVPGYTKETTATSATNGPDYNLKNIYKPEKRTIEGQKIWNDNNNQDGKRPTSIKVKLYKKVGNNNQEYVTEKVVTEGADKTWKWKFENLDKYENKQEIQYTVEEEAVGEGYVGIVTGSMAAGFKITNSRTPEVVNVQGTKTWNDTNNQDGKRPDKIKVILSKTVDGQTTKVIEKEVTAKYNWNYEFTNLPKYEGGKEITYSIDEEAVPGYEKSIDGYNLKNSYTPEVVNVQGTKTWNDANNQDGKRPEKIKVILSKTVDGKTSKVAEKEVTKDNWNYEFNDLPKYENGKEITYSIDEEAVPGYEKSVEGYNLKNTHTPEKVSVAGTKTWDDSNNQDGKRPEKIKVILSKTVDGKTSKVAEKEVTKDNWNYEFNDLPKYENGKEITYSIDEEAVPGYEKSVEGYNLKNTHTPEKVSVAGTKTWDDSNNQDGKRPDKIKVILNKTVDGQTTKVTEKGVTKDNWNYEFNDLPKYENGKVIKYSIDEVDVPGYKKSIKGYNLENKYIPPKPKLPKTGSAPSEVGGLGVLGLLAGYVLIRRKNKAN, translated from the coding sequence ATGAAAAGATTAATGAAGAAGTGCTTAAGTTTTCTTCTGGTATTTACAATGATTTGTTCAAGTTTAGTTCCGTTTGGGAATAAAACATACGCAAAAGAAGTAGAAGGAGATGTAATCACTGAGGCAAGGGTTACAGATGGAGAAGGTAATCCATTTAAACCGGGGCAAAAAGTTGGTGCATATCAGGGGTTCAAGATATATGCGAAATTCAAATTGCCGGATAATGTTGTAAAAGAAAATGATACTGTCACAATGACCTTGCCGATAGGGATTGACACTGCACCACCTGACCATTTTGATATAAAGGATGCAGATAATAACCTTATCGCTAAAGCACAAATGTATAATGAAAATCCTGCAAAAATAGTACTTACATTTACAAAATATGTAGAAACACATTCAGGTGTTAAAGGGGAATTTTATTTTAATGTTTCTGTTAATCCAGATAAAATAAAAGAAGCAGGTAAGAATAAGGTAACTCTAGAAGTTAATGGAAAGCTTATTCCGGCAGGTGATGTTGACTATAACCCACCACAATTTAAGAATACTCAGTTTAATAAAGGTGGTTGGATGACATCTGATAAAACTGTAGGAAAATATGATATAAGAATTAACCAAGACAATGTAGCTCTTGTGAATGCCAAGTTTGAAGATACACTTCAATCTGAGAATGTTTCATTCATTCAAAGTACTCTTAAAATATTGAATGGAAAATGGGAAAACCATGGATCTTATGTAATTCTTGGGGGGCAAAAAGATGTTACTCAAGAATTTATAGCTGCGGGAAAAGTTAAATTTGAGGGTAAAAAACTTACAATTAACATTGGAGATTATCCTGAAGCAAATGAAAAAAGAGGATTCCAAATTTTATATGAAGTTAAGTTAGGTTATGCACCGATAGCCGGTGAAGAAATTAAAAACAAAGCGAATTTAACTTACGATGACAAAAGTTTTGAAAAAGATGGTAATTATAAAATTAAAGATGCGGGTGGTACTGGTGAAGGATATGTCTTTAAACTTAGAGTTTTAAAGACAGGTGAAAATAATAAACCATTAGCTGGTGCTAAGTTTGATGTTATTCGTGTGCGTAACAATGCCAAAGTCGGAGAAATCACAACAGGACAAGATGGAAGTGGTGAGATTGGGAAACTACTTAGGGATGAGTATAGACTAGTTGAGACTGAAGCTCCACAAGGTTACCAAAAATTAACAGAGCCTATCACTGTTAATCCTGCTGATTTTGGTTCTGATAAAATCGCATTAAAAAATATCAAAAATGAACCTGAAGCAAAGGAAAAAGTATCAGGAGAAAAAACATGGGATGACAATAATGACCAAGACGGAAAACGTCCACCAAAAATAACAGTTATTCTAAAGAAAACAGTAGATGGACAAACAAGCGAAGTAAAACGCCAAGATGTTACTCCGAATTCTGAAGGCAAATGGAAATATGAGTTTACAAATCTACCATTATACGAGGATGGGAAACCAATTACATATAGTGTAGATGAAGTTGATGTGCCAGGGTATACAAAAGAAACAACAGCAACAAGCGCAACAAATGGTCCAGACTACAACTTAAAGAACATATACAAACCAGAGAAAAGAACAATTGAAGGGCAAAAAATTTGGAACGACAACAACAACCAAGACGGAAAACGCCCAACGTCAATTAAGGTTAAGTTGTATAAAAAGGTTGGAAATAATAATCAGGAATATGTAACTGAAAAAGTAGTTACAGAAGGTGCTGACAAAACTTGGAAGTGGAAATTTGAAAATCTTGATAAATACGAAAATAAACAAGAAATTCAATACACAGTTGAGGAAGAAGCAGTAGGAGAAGGTTACGTAGGAATAGTAACAGGCTCAATGGCGGCAGGCTTTAAGATAACAAACAGTCGCACACCAGAAGTAGTTAATGTTCAAGGAACAAAAACATGGAATGACACGAATAACCAAGATGGGAAACGTCCAGATAAGATCAAAGTAATCCTAAGCAAAACAGTAGACGGACAAACAACAAAAGTAATAGAAAAAGAAGTAACAGCAAAATATAACTGGAACTACGAATTCACTAACTTACCAAAATATGAAGGTGGAAAAGAAATCACTTATTCAATAGATGAAGAAGCCGTACCAGGCTATGAAAAATCTATAGACGGCTACAACCTAAAAAATAGTTATACACCAGAAGTAGTTAATGTTCAAGGAACAAAAACATGGAATGACGCGAACAACCAAGATGGAAAACGTCCAGAAAAAATCAAAGTAATCCTAAGCAAAACAGTAGACGGAAAAACAAGTAAAGTAGCAGAAAAAGAAGTAACAAAAGACAACTGGAACTACGAGTTTAACGATTTACCAAAATATGAAAACGGAAAAGAAATCACATACAGTATAGATGAAGAAGCCGTACCAGGATACGAAAAATCAGTAGAAGGATACAACCTGAAAAACACACATACACCAGAAAAAGTAAGTGTAGCAGGAACAAAAACATGGGATGACTCAAACAACCAAGATGGAAAACGTCCAGAAAAAATCAAAGTAATCCTAAGCAAAACAGTAGACGGAAAAACAAGTAAAGTAGCAGAAAAAGAAGTAACAAAAGACAACTGGAACTACGAGTTTAACGATTTACCAAAATATGAAAACGGAAAAGAAATCACATACAGTATAGATGAAGAAGCCGTACCAGGATACGAAAAATCAGTAGAAGGATACAACCTGAAAAACACACATACACCAGAAAAAGTAAGTGTAGCAGGAACAAAAACATGGGATGACTCAAACAACCAAGACGGAAAACGCCCAGATAAAATCAAAGTAATCCTAAACAAAACAGTAGACGGACAAACAACAAAAGTAACAGAAAAAGGAGTAACAAAAGACAACTGGAACTACGAGTTTAACGATCTACCAAAATATGAAAATGGAAAAGTAATTAAATATAGCATAGATGAAGTAGATGTACCGGGATATAAAAAATCTATAAAAGGATATAACCTTGAGAACAAATATATCCCACCAAAACCAAAATTACCTAAGACAGGAAGTGCGCCAAGTGAAGTTGGGGGCTTAGGGGTATTAGGATTACTAGCAGGATATGTGTTAATTAGAAGAAAAAACAAAGCTAACTAA
- a CDS encoding cation-translocating P-type ATPase, whose translation MKYFYQKDSEEILSELETSNSGLSENEVKSRLGKHGLNKLPEAPRPSAFQIFLNQFKDLIVLILIVAAVISGFTGDHESSIVIIIVLIINAILGTTQMLNAQRSVDSLKQLSVPKVKVIRNGVKQEINSEQLTVGDIIEFEAGDMIVADARIIEASSLQVQESALTGESHAVDKTIEIIEDEVVVGDQTNMVFTGSQVTYGKGRAVVTSIGVATEIGKISELLNKATTSKSPLQKSIDEFSKNLSIGIIALCIVVFGLTYISSKDFGGAAMFAIALAVAAVPEALASIITIVESLGSQTLAKENAIMKDINAVETLGSVSIIASDKTGTLTQNKMTVEDVYVNGKLLKPDELSLEDKASKMLMDTMVLTNDSFINGDQKVGDPTELALVELGRKYDIIEQDYRENYPRISELPFDSVRKFMSTLQIVNNEKVMLTKGATDELLKKCSHILLNGDVRGITKEDIDQILVQNYNFAEEGLRVLGYAFKVTDKEQLTFDDENNLTFVGLTSMIDPPRVESKDAVEKAIKAGIKPIMITGDHAITARSIARKIGIFQEGDMVIDGITLENMTDEELARDLEKISVYARVAPEHKIRIVNAWQAKEKIVGMSGDGVNDAPALKQADIGIAMGITGSEVSKDAADMILTDDNFVTIVKAVTVGRNIFTNIKNAIKYLLTGNTGAIFVVIATTLLAFFDTKYVVPFAAIQLLFINLVTDSLPAIAIGTEPGTDEVLKQVPRDPKEPILTRSTFTAILIEAGLIAIAVFIGYYIGINTGEGYATTFAFLVLCLARLFNGFSCRSDLPLTKIGLFTNKNTIIAFLIGITLVSIIIFIPAIGSIFKVMSLNGIQILTIVGLALAPTIVVQVIKIIRNR comes from the coding sequence ATGAAATATTTTTATCAAAAAGATAGCGAAGAAATATTAAGTGAATTAGAAACTAGTAATTCAGGGTTAAGTGAAAATGAGGTGAAAAGCCGTCTAGGAAAGCATGGGTTAAACAAACTTCCTGAAGCGCCTCGTCCAAGTGCTTTTCAAATATTTTTAAACCAATTTAAAGACTTGATTGTGTTAATTTTAATAGTTGCGGCGGTTATTTCTGGATTCACAGGAGATCATGAATCTTCAATAGTAATTATTATCGTGCTAATTATTAATGCGATACTTGGAACAACACAGATGCTTAATGCACAACGTTCGGTTGATAGCTTAAAACAACTATCAGTTCCAAAAGTTAAAGTTATTCGTAATGGAGTTAAACAAGAGATTAATTCTGAACAACTAACAGTTGGAGATATTATAGAGTTTGAAGCTGGAGATATGATAGTGGCGGATGCGCGTATTATTGAAGCAAGCTCACTACAAGTTCAAGAATCTGCACTTACTGGAGAAAGTCATGCTGTAGATAAAACAATCGAGATAATAGAAGATGAAGTAGTTGTTGGGGACCAAACAAATATGGTCTTTACAGGCTCACAAGTTACTTATGGTAAAGGTCGTGCAGTTGTAACTAGTATAGGAGTAGCGACAGAAATCGGGAAAATCTCAGAACTACTTAACAAGGCGACAACGAGCAAATCACCATTACAAAAATCAATAGATGAGTTTTCTAAAAACCTATCTATCGGTATAATAGCTCTATGTATTGTAGTTTTTGGACTAACATATATTAGTTCAAAAGATTTTGGTGGAGCGGCGATGTTTGCTATTGCGCTTGCAGTTGCGGCTGTACCTGAAGCATTGGCATCTATTATAACAATAGTCGAATCATTAGGTTCACAAACTCTAGCAAAAGAAAATGCGATTATGAAAGATATTAATGCTGTAGAAACTTTGGGTTCAGTATCTATCATAGCCTCTGATAAAACGGGGACATTGACACAAAATAAAATGACGGTTGAAGATGTTTATGTAAATGGTAAACTTTTAAAACCAGATGAACTTAGTTTGGAAGATAAAGCGAGTAAAATGTTAATGGATACGATGGTTCTTACTAATGATTCATTTATTAATGGTGACCAAAAAGTAGGAGATCCAACGGAGCTTGCTTTAGTAGAATTAGGTAGAAAATACGATATTATTGAACAAGATTATCGAGAAAACTATCCTCGTATTTCAGAACTACCATTTGACTCAGTTCGTAAATTTATGTCGACATTACAAATTGTTAATAACGAAAAAGTAATGTTAACCAAAGGTGCGACAGATGAACTTCTTAAAAAATGTAGCCACATATTATTAAACGGTGACGTTCGCGGTATAACAAAAGAGGATATCGATCAAATATTAGTTCAAAACTACAACTTTGCAGAAGAAGGATTGCGTGTCCTTGGTTATGCTTTTAAAGTAACAGATAAAGAGCAATTAACTTTTGATGATGAAAATAATTTAACATTCGTCGGTCTAACTTCAATGATAGACCCACCACGTGTAGAATCAAAAGATGCAGTAGAAAAAGCGATAAAAGCAGGAATTAAACCTATTATGATAACTGGAGATCACGCTATAACAGCCCGTTCTATTGCTCGTAAAATAGGAATTTTCCAAGAAGGAGATATGGTTATTGATGGTATAACATTAGAAAATATGACCGACGAAGAGCTTGCTCGTGATTTAGAAAAAATTTCGGTTTATGCACGTGTTGCACCTGAACATAAAATTCGTATTGTAAATGCATGGCAAGCAAAAGAGAAAATCGTTGGTATGAGCGGAGATGGTGTCAATGATGCGCCAGCGCTGAAACAAGCAGATATTGGTATTGCGATGGGAATAACAGGATCAGAAGTTTCGAAAGATGCCGCTGATATGATATTGACAGATGACAACTTTGTGACTATCGTAAAAGCAGTAACTGTTGGACGCAATATTTTTACAAATATTAAAAATGCAATTAAGTATCTTTTAACAGGAAATACTGGAGCAATCTTTGTAGTAATAGCGACAACACTATTAGCATTCTTTGATACGAAGTATGTTGTACCATTTGCAGCGATTCAATTGTTATTTATTAATTTAGTAACAGACTCATTGCCAGCTATTGCGATAGGAACAGAGCCAGGAACCGATGAAGTGTTAAAACAAGTGCCTCGTGATCCAAAAGAGCCGATTTTAACGCGTTCAACATTTACAGCGATATTAATAGAAGCGGGATTAATAGCTATTGCGGTATTTATCGGATATTATATTGGTATAAATACAGGAGAAGGTTATGCAACAACATTTGCTTTCTTGGTACTATGTTTAGCAAGATTATTCAATGGCTTTAGCTGTAGAAGTGATTTACCACTGACAAAAATAGGATTATTTACAAACAAGAATACAATTATCGCATTTTTAATTGGAATAACGTTAGTAAGTATAATAATCTTTATTCCAGCAATCGGTAGTATTTTCAAAGTAATGTCACTAAATGGAATACAAATTTTAACTATAGTAGGCTTGGCTCTTGCGCCGACTATTGTGGTACAAGTTATTAAAATAATTAGAAATAGATAA
- a CDS encoding threonine/serine exporter family protein produces MIAVFSHLLLLLYHFVFSFISSVSFAIVCDVPRKTLVTGGVIGAIGWCGYWEMWSHGQSVFMSSLVCSLLLANISQICAIKFKNPLTVYFIPGLVPVVPGVTIYDAFRTLLLDEYGNSARIFLNSFYGAVGLAVGIIIADSIFRVVLSPLLQKRQESK; encoded by the coding sequence ATGATTGCAGTATTTAGTCATTTACTTTTATTATTATATCACTTCGTATTTAGTTTTATTTCATCAGTATCGTTTGCGATAGTATGTGATGTGCCACGCAAAACATTAGTTACAGGTGGTGTTATCGGAGCGATAGGTTGGTGTGGATATTGGGAAATGTGGAGTCATGGGCAAAGTGTATTTATGTCGAGCTTAGTGTGTTCGCTTCTCTTGGCTAATATAAGTCAGATTTGTGCAATTAAATTTAAAAATCCATTAACAGTTTACTTTATACCGGGGCTTGTTCCCGTAGTACCTGGGGTAACTATTTATGATGCATTTAGAACATTACTATTGGATGAATATGGAAATTCAGCAAGAATTTTCTTAAATAGTTTTTATGGAGCGGTAGGACTTGCGGTAGGAATTATTATTGCTGACTCAATATTTAGAGTGGTGTTAAGTCCGTTATTGCAAAAAAGACAAGAAAGTAAATAA
- a CDS encoding threonine/serine exporter family protein → MDEKLLMKTALLAGKILMENGAEVYRTEDTLERIIRKGVGETRIDEYYTHVTITGIFIRLETIGTDFRRVGDRTYNLTKTTAVNTLSRAYTSGQISLADMYEALKRVQDEKSPLPVWFKVLSSGILSGSIVLIFEGSFWDVIPGSIAGAVAYYVYVKVIGYLKAPFVSEYISTFAGGVAGYIGFALLNGQSLRLAMIGAVVPLVPGITITNSMRDIIAKQFISGTIRFIETFCVAFALGAGIVTVYYIVKLLGGAL, encoded by the coding sequence ATGGATGAAAAATTATTAATGAAGACCGCCTTGCTTGCAGGAAAGATTCTTATGGAAAATGGAGCAGAAGTTTATCGTACAGAAGATACATTGGAGAGAATTATAAGAAAAGGCGTTGGAGAAACAAGAATAGATGAATATTATACTCATGTTACAATAACAGGTATATTTATTCGTTTAGAAACAATAGGAACAGATTTTAGAAGAGTTGGCGATAGAACGTATAATCTAACTAAAACAACAGCGGTGAATACTTTATCTCGAGCGTACACATCAGGACAGATTAGTCTAGCAGATATGTATGAAGCATTAAAAAGAGTTCAAGACGAGAAAAGTCCATTACCTGTCTGGTTTAAAGTGCTAAGTTCAGGTATTCTTAGTGGAAGCATTGTGTTAATATTTGAAGGTAGTTTCTGGGATGTTATTCCAGGGAGTATTGCAGGAGCAGTAGCGTATTATGTTTATGTAAAAGTTATCGGTTATTTAAAAGCACCGTTTGTATCAGAATATATTAGTACCTTTGCAGGAGGAGTAGCAGGTTATATTGGTTTTGCACTTCTTAATGGACAATCACTTCGTCTTGCGATGATAGGAGCAGTAGTTCCTTTAGTACCTGGTATTACAATTACCAATTCGATGCGTGATATTATAGCGAAACAGTTCATTTCTGGGACTATTCGTTTTATAGAAACATTCTGTGTTGCATTCGCACTTGGTGCAGGGATAGTCACGGTTTATTATATAGTTAAGTTATTAGGAGGTGCTTTATAA
- a CDS encoding C69 family dipeptidase, which produces MGCTTILVGKNASFDGSTMVARTEDAPSGVFRAKKFVNVAPEEQPRKYKSVISKVEIDLPNNPVRYTAVPNAILDNGIWGQCGANEYNVSMSATETITSNERVLGADPLVDCGIGEEDIYTIVMPYIASAREGVTFLGNLLEKYGTYEMNGIAFQDENEIWWLETIGGHHWMARRVPDDSYVIMPNQLGIDKFDFDDAFGAKKEFMCSADLLDFVKKYHLDLSIDGDFNPRHAFGSRSDADHTYNTPRAWILQRYFNPTSNTYDGINADYRPDSDNLPWARIPEKKITVEDIKYALSHHYQGTEYDSYSKDIHSVKKGTLRPIGINRTNFLGLVQIRPYMPDELKCLQWLAIGSCVFNAIVPFYTNINRTPDYLANTTNQVTTENFYWTNRLIAALCDAHFADTASHIERYQLKVQSQSTALINKYDEKFITEKVSKDKAKDFLEKANENIADELKVQTDDLLDKALYTASCNMKNKFSRSDA; this is translated from the coding sequence ATGGGATGTACAACTATTCTTGTCGGAAAAAATGCTAGTTTTGATGGTTCTACTATGGTTGCACGTACAGAAGATGCACCATCTGGAGTTTTTAGAGCGAAAAAATTCGTTAATGTAGCGCCTGAAGAACAACCACGTAAATATAAATCAGTTATTTCTAAAGTAGAAATCGACTTACCTAACAATCCAGTTCGCTATACTGCTGTTCCTAACGCTATTTTAGATAATGGTATTTGGGGGCAATGTGGAGCTAATGAATACAACGTTTCTATGAGTGCAACTGAAACTATTACTTCAAATGAACGTGTTTTAGGTGCTGATCCTTTGGTAGACTGTGGAATTGGGGAAGAAGATATCTATACTATAGTAATGCCGTATATCGCAAGCGCTCGTGAGGGAGTTACTTTTTTAGGTAATCTTCTTGAGAAATACGGAACTTATGAGATGAACGGTATTGCCTTCCAAGATGAAAATGAAATTTGGTGGTTAGAAACTATCGGAGGACACCACTGGATGGCACGTCGCGTTCCAGATGATAGCTATGTTATTATGCCAAATCAACTTGGTATTGATAAGTTTGATTTTGACGATGCATTTGGAGCTAAAAAAGAATTTATGTGTTCAGCTGATTTACTAGACTTTGTTAAAAAATATCATCTAGATTTATCTATTGATGGTGACTTTAACCCTCGTCATGCATTTGGTAGTCGTAGTGATGCTGACCACACTTACAATACACCGCGTGCTTGGATACTTCAACGTTATTTCAATCCAACATCAAATACATATGATGGAATAAATGCTGATTACCGTCCAGATTCTGATAACCTTCCTTGGGCGCGTATTCCAGAGAAAAAAATAACAGTTGAAGATATTAAATATGCCTTATCTCACCATTATCAAGGAACAGAATATGATTCATATTCAAAAGATATTCATTCAGTGAAGAAAGGAACTCTTCGCCCAATCGGAATTAATCGTACAAACTTTTTAGGGCTTGTGCAAATTAGACCATATATGCCAGATGAACTTAAATGCCTTCAATGGTTAGCTATTGGTTCTTGTGTTTTCAATGCTATAGTTCCATTTTACACTAATATCAATCGCACACCTGATTATCTAGCTAATACTACAAATCAAGTAACTACAGAAAACTTCTATTGGACTAATCGCCTAATTGCTGCTTTATGCGATGCTCATTTTGCCGACACTGCTTCACATATCGAGCGTTATCAACTAAAAGTTCAATCGCAATCAACAGCGTTAATAAATAAATATGATGAAAAATTCATCACAGAAAAAGTTTCTAAAGATAAAGCTAAAGATTTCTTAGAAAAAGCCAACGAAAACATTGCGGATGAACTTAAAGTTCAAACAGATGATCTATTAGATAAAGCACTTTATACTGCAAGTTGCAATATGAAGAACAAATTCTCAAGATCTGATGCATAA